In the Clostridium sporogenes genome, one interval contains:
- a CDS encoding spore germination protein — protein MRDKLDDRIKPILDKLNAPDKFNVKKINLGKGNNIKIALVYDKDLIDRNIISDYILKPLMLHVEENFTGKENITEILMEKYICVDDTILKTDSEEIMDLIKKGSTAVFVPNSENTIIINTVKKNYKPILPPEIESSIRGPKEAFTESIESNLSIINRKIKDRNLRIERLIIGERSQTEVAIIYIEDIADENLVNQLRERLNLIKVDYIKSIAYIEQYIENNTYTVFPQFFTTERPDVMEAGIMEGRIGILMEGSQQGMTVPAIFTEFFQTVEDYNQKFMISTVIRFLRLIAVILVLSITSIYLTLVKFNVELLPDKLLQPIVQSRVGIALSPIMEIISMEIIVEFLREGGLRLPTKIGQTLSLVGGIIIGDAAIKSHLVSATTLLVVGISTVATFLIPNYEMSLAIRILKFPILFVTNALGIVGVAISWFFILVELCSMDSMGVPYFEFKKSDMKDIFIREPLWKMNERPKTIPNKNPVRQENFRKKFGGDHNGE, from the coding sequence ATGAGAGATAAATTAGATGATAGAATAAAGCCTATTTTAGATAAACTTAATGCTCCAGATAAATTTAATGTAAAAAAAATAAACTTAGGTAAAGGAAACAATATAAAAATAGCATTAGTTTATGATAAAGATTTAATAGATAGAAATATAATAAGTGATTACATATTAAAACCATTAATGCTTCATGTAGAGGAAAATTTTACAGGTAAAGAAAATATTACGGAAATTTTAATGGAAAAGTATATATGTGTAGATGATACTATTTTAAAAACAGATTCTGAGGAAATAATGGATCTTATAAAAAAAGGATCTACAGCAGTTTTCGTTCCTAATAGTGAAAATACTATAATTATTAATACTGTGAAAAAAAATTATAAGCCAATACTTCCTCCAGAAATAGAAAGTTCAATAAGAGGACCTAAAGAAGCATTTACAGAAAGTATAGAGAGTAATTTATCAATAATTAATAGAAAAATAAAGGATAGAAATTTAAGAATAGAAAGATTAATAATTGGAGAAAGATCACAAACAGAAGTGGCAATAATATATATAGAAGATATAGCAGATGAGAATTTAGTAAACCAGTTAAGAGAAAGATTAAATTTAATAAAAGTAGATTATATAAAAAGTATAGCATATATAGAACAATATATTGAAAATAATACTTATACTGTTTTTCCACAGTTTTTTACTACAGAAAGACCAGATGTAATGGAAGCCGGTATTATGGAAGGAAGAATAGGTATATTAATGGAAGGTAGCCAGCAGGGAATGACTGTACCAGCTATTTTCACAGAATTTTTTCAAACTGTAGAAGATTATAATCAAAAATTTATGATATCAACAGTTATAAGATTTTTAAGATTAATAGCTGTAATTTTAGTATTAAGTATTACATCTATATATCTAACTCTTGTCAAATTTAATGTAGAGTTACTTCCAGATAAATTATTACAGCCTATTGTACAATCTAGGGTTGGTATTGCTCTAAGTCCTATAATGGAGATAATTTCAATGGAAATAATAGTAGAATTTTTAAGAGAGGGAGGATTAAGATTACCCACAAAAATAGGGCAGACCTTAAGTTTAGTCGGTGGAATTATAATTGGAGATGCTGCTATAAAATCTCATTTAGTAAGTGCTACTACTCTTTTAGTAGTAGGTATATCTACAGTGGCTACCTTTCTTATTCCAAATTATGAAATGTCTTTAGCTATTAGAATATTAAAATTCCCTATATTGTTTGTTACTAATGCTTTGGGGATAGTAGGTGTTGCTATAAGTTGGTTTTTTATATTGGTAGAATTATGTTCTATGGATAGTATGGGAGTTCCATATTTTGAATTTAAAAAATCTGATATGAAAGATATCTTTATAAGAGAACCTTTATGGAAAATGAATGAAAGACCGAAGACTATACCAAACAAGAATCCTGTACGTCAAGAAAATTTTAGAAAAAAATTTGGGGGAGACCATAATGGAGAATAA
- a CDS encoding endospore germination permease, whose amino-acid sequence MENNSNNVLSTSQSIFMIVGSMIGIGILSLPSDLTKIARNDGWLAIIIGSLYPFYMVICAILIFKDASYQNVNLIEISKIHFGKIWGSLLSFVFTLQFLAYIIITSANMSNMLRVYLILFLEQYRLAIPILLISTYTASKGIRALGRINEVIFYAFIPLILITVMALKQGNSLNIKPILGTPSSSIFRASIESIYSFVGIEIIFLIVPLMKNKEKIKSSFLKGTAIIVFLYIWLSFVSIYYLGPDVAQNLYWPTLSTVETIAIPGISNFKFVFMFLWSSIVFKTIANQNYFFYYSLSSIFKRINPNVVYILVFLFCSISVSWLDSFIILKKINKNISIFYLIFNLIFITIVTIATCIKRRRRNEKSY is encoded by the coding sequence ATGGAGAATAATAGCAATAATGTTTTAAGCACAAGTCAATCTATATTTATGATAGTAGGCTCTATGATAGGGATAGGTATATTATCTCTTCCATCTGATTTAACTAAAATAGCAAGAAATGACGGTTGGCTGGCTATAATTATAGGAAGTTTATATCCTTTTTATATGGTGATTTGTGCCATATTAATATTTAAAGATGCATCTTACCAAAATGTTAATTTAATAGAAATAAGTAAAATACACTTTGGAAAAATTTGGGGGAGTTTATTATCATTTGTATTTACTTTACAATTTTTAGCTTATATAATTATCACCAGCGCTAATATGAGTAATATGTTAAGGGTGTATTTAATCTTATTTTTAGAGCAATATAGATTAGCTATTCCAATATTATTAATTTCTACATATACTGCATCTAAAGGAATAAGAGCTTTAGGAAGGATAAATGAAGTTATTTTTTATGCATTTATCCCTTTAATATTAATAACTGTTATGGCGTTAAAGCAAGGAAATAGCTTAAATATTAAGCCTATATTGGGAACACCCAGTTCTTCTATTTTCAGAGCTAGTATAGAATCTATATATTCTTTTGTAGGAATAGAGATTATTTTTTTAATAGTTCCATTAATGAAGAATAAAGAGAAGATAAAAAGTTCTTTCTTAAAAGGTACAGCAATTATAGTTTTTTTATACATATGGTTAAGTTTTGTATCTATATATTATTTAGGACCAGATGTAGCACAAAATTTATATTGGCCTACATTATCTACCGTAGAAACTATTGCTATACCAGGTATAAGTAATTTCAAATTTGTTTTTATGTTTTTATGGAGTAGTATAGTTTTTAAAACTATAGCTAATCAAAATTATTTTTTTTATTATTCACTGTCTAGTATATTTAAAAGAATAAACCCTAATGTTGTGTATATATTAGTATTTTTATTTTGTTCTATAAGTGTTAGTTGGTTAGATAGTTTTATAATTCTTAAAAAAATTAATAAAAATATTAGTATATTTTATTTAATATTTAACTTAATTTTTATAACTATTGTAACTATTGCAACTTGTATAAAGAGAAGGAGAAGAAATGAAAAATCCTATTGA
- a CDS encoding Ger(x)C family spore germination C-terminal domain-containing protein has protein sequence MKNPIEKLMEILNDNRINIIIVIIIILNIYYYNPNIKYAEELDIPSGIGYDIETKMDGVKYYEFPISAYIFNADGTIKSTVHAGKGETPLKSRQYRQRKSNRKFLLGNEKVYLISEKAAYSGVSEFINLLFFNPLANPQAFSVVCAGTSEDMLKHKIEGYASSADYIYGLIENSPQYNFIPAEAYITSVNYYKLKSEGENLVLPYIEKTKNGVAITGMALFKEGRMQQKINVNEMQILNRLRENKTKGIIGVMKGHNKSAEMDCYIKRKVECYKEQDKYKFVIKLDIKGDMINCRGCKNGLSEKKQKECLVKEFEKKIYDESYEFINKMQRIYRIDALNLGSVAAAKYGRHTGVNWDEVVSNSEIKVDINMRLIRGSRGTF, from the coding sequence ATGAAAAATCCTATTGAAAAATTAATGGAAATATTAAATGATAATAGAATTAATATAATAATAGTAATAATAATAATTTTAAATATATATTATTATAACCCTAATATAAAATATGCAGAAGAATTAGATATACCATCAGGTATAGGTTATGATATTGAAACAAAGATGGATGGTGTAAAATATTATGAATTCCCTATTAGTGCATATATATTTAATGCAGATGGAACTATTAAAAGCACTGTACATGCTGGAAAAGGAGAAACACCTCTAAAAAGTCGTCAATATAGACAAAGAAAATCTAATAGAAAATTTTTATTGGGTAATGAAAAGGTATATTTGATTAGTGAAAAGGCTGCTTATAGTGGAGTAAGTGAGTTTATTAATCTTTTGTTTTTTAATCCTTTAGCTAATCCACAGGCATTTTCAGTAGTTTGTGCTGGAACTTCAGAGGATATGTTAAAGCATAAGATAGAAGGATATGCTAGTTCAGCAGATTATATATATGGATTAATTGAAAATTCACCACAATACAATTTCATTCCAGCAGAAGCGTATATAACAAGTGTTAATTATTATAAATTAAAATCAGAAGGAGAAAATTTAGTTCTTCCTTATATAGAAAAAACAAAAAATGGCGTAGCAATTACGGGTATGGCACTTTTTAAGGAAGGTAGAATGCAACAAAAAATAAACGTAAATGAAATGCAAATATTAAATAGGCTAAGAGAAAATAAAACAAAAGGTATTATCGGTGTTATGAAAGGACATAATAAATCCGCAGAAATGGATTGTTATATAAAAAGGAAGGTTGAATGTTATAAAGAACAGGATAAATATAAGTTTGTTATAAAACTAGATATAAAAGGGGATATGATTAATTGTAGAGGATGTAAAAATGGGTTATCTGAGAAAAAACAAAAAGAATGCTTAGTAAAAGAATTTGAAAAAAAAATATATGATGAATCCTATGAATTTATTAATAAAATGCAAAGGATATATAGAATAGATGCGTTAAATCTTGGAAGTGTAGCAGCAGCTAAATATGGTAGACATACTGGAGTAAACTGGGATGAGGTTGTAAGTAATTCAGAAATAAAAGTAGATATAAATATGAGACTAATTCGTGGGTCTAGAGGTACTTTTTAA
- a CDS encoding aminopeptidase, with protein MNNFKNLLEKYADIAVKIGINLQPKQTLVINSPIECVEFVRIIASKAYEAGAKNVHVKWNDEKLSLIKYMKAPFEIFEEFPDWEVNELESLAKENAAFLSISASNPELLKNVDPERIFTANKTRGKALKKYYEYIMNSFVSWCVLSVPTKAWAKKVFPDLKEDTAVEKLWENIFNIVRIDKEDPIKAWENHLNNLANKVNFLNDQKLTKLYYKSNDTDLTIELPKGHIWCGGGEYNKNKTYFVANMPTEEVFTLPLKTGVNGIVKSTKPLNYSGNLINNFTLKFENGKVVDFSAEEGYETLKKLIETDDGSCYLGEVALVPFHSPISDSSIVFYNTLFDENASCHLALGEAYPTCIENGDSMTKEELEKAGANNSLAHVDFMIGSSDLDITGQNNKGEKIKIFQNGDWTF; from the coding sequence ATGAATAATTTTAAAAACCTTCTAGAAAAATATGCTGATATAGCTGTTAAAATAGGTATAAATCTACAGCCTAAACAAACCCTTGTTATAAATTCGCCTATAGAATGTGTAGAATTTGTAAGAATTATAGCTAGTAAAGCTTATGAGGCTGGTGCTAAAAATGTACATGTAAAATGGAACGATGAGAAATTATCCCTTATAAAATATATGAAAGCACCATTTGAAATCTTCGAAGAATTTCCTGATTGGGAAGTAAATGAATTAGAAAGCTTAGCAAAGGAAAATGCTGCATTTTTATCTATATCTGCTTCAAATCCAGAATTATTAAAAAATGTTGATCCTGAAAGAATTTTTACTGCTAATAAAACTAGAGGAAAAGCATTAAAAAAATACTATGAATATATAATGAATAGTTTTGTATCTTGGTGCGTTTTATCTGTTCCTACAAAAGCTTGGGCAAAAAAAGTATTTCCTGATTTAAAGGAAGATACAGCTGTAGAAAAACTTTGGGAAAATATATTTAACATAGTTAGAATAGATAAAGAAGATCCTATTAAAGCTTGGGAAAATCATTTAAATAACTTAGCTAATAAAGTCAACTTTTTAAATGATCAAAAATTAACCAAACTATATTATAAATCAAATGATACAGACTTAACAATAGAATTACCTAAAGGGCATATATGGTGCGGTGGTGGAGAATACAATAAAAACAAAACATATTTTGTAGCTAATATGCCTACTGAAGAAGTATTTACTCTTCCTTTAAAAACTGGAGTAAATGGCATAGTAAAGAGTACAAAACCTTTAAATTATAGTGGAAATCTTATAAATAATTTTACTTTGAAATTTGAAAATGGAAAAGTAGTAGACTTTTCTGCAGAAGAGGGTTATGAAACCTTAAAAAAATTAATTGAAACAGATGATGGTTCTTGTTATTTAGGTGAAGTAGCTTTAGTACCATTTCATTCACCTATTTCGGATTCAAGCATAGTTTTCTATAATACACTATTTGATGAAAATGCTTCTTGTCACTTAGCTCTTGGAGAAGCTTACCCTACTTGTATTGAAAATGGAGATAGCATGACAAAAGAAGAATTAGAAAAAGCGGGTGCTAACAATTCATTAGCTCATGTTGATTTTATGATAGGTTCTTCTGATTTAGATATTACAGGGCAAAATAATAAGGGTGAAAAAATTAAAATTTTCCAAAATGGTGATTGGACCTTTTAA
- the hcp gene encoding hydroxylamine reductase, which translates to MSMFCYQCQEAAGGRGCTVKGVCGKTEDIAKTQDLIIYVVKGIAIYSSQAREMALNTSEADKFIVESLFSTITNANFDGKALNARVQNGLKIRQNLKDAIIKAGGSYNSKENKSWTSKFLNVLGIKNDKDEKEIHDAAVWAANNPEDFKKKAETVGVLATENEDVRSLRELLTYGLKGMAAYLEHANNLGYDEDSIHAFMAKALVATLDDTLSADELTALVLECGKYGVDVMALLDKANTSTYGNPEITKVNIGVRNNPGILISGHDLKDMEELLKQTDGTGVDVYTHSEMLPANYYPAFKKYKHFVGNYGNAWWKQNEEFEAFNGPILMTTNCIVTPKASYKDRMYTTGVTGFEGVKHINASKDGKKDFSVIIEHAKRCSSPREIEKGEIIGGFAHNQVLALASQVVDAVKTGAIKRFFVMAGCDGRMKSRNYYTDFAKSLPKDTVILTAGCAKYKYNKLDLGDINGIPRVLDAGQCNDSYSLAVIALKLKEVFELEDINELPISYNIAWYEQKAVIVLLALLHLGVKNIHLGPTLPAFLSPNVAKILVENFGIGTISSVDEDIKMFMN; encoded by the coding sequence ATGAGTATGTTTTGTTATCAATGTCAAGAAGCTGCTGGAGGACGCGGTTGCACAGTGAAAGGTGTATGTGGTAAGACTGAGGATATAGCTAAAACTCAAGATTTAATTATATATGTAGTAAAAGGAATAGCAATATATAGTTCCCAAGCTAGGGAAATGGCATTAAATACTAGTGAAGCTGATAAATTCATAGTTGAAAGTCTTTTTTCCACTATAACTAATGCTAATTTTGATGGTAAAGCACTGAATGCTAGGGTTCAAAACGGTCTAAAAATAAGACAAAATTTAAAGGATGCTATTATAAAAGCTGGTGGTTCTTATAATTCTAAAGAAAACAAAAGTTGGACTTCTAAATTCTTAAATGTTTTAGGAATAAAAAATGATAAAGATGAAAAAGAAATTCATGATGCTGCAGTTTGGGCTGCAAATAATCCTGAAGATTTTAAGAAGAAAGCTGAAACAGTTGGCGTATTAGCTACTGAAAATGAAGATGTAAGATCTTTAAGAGAACTTTTAACTTATGGTTTAAAAGGAATGGCAGCCTACTTAGAACACGCTAATAATTTAGGTTATGACGAAGATAGTATCCATGCCTTTATGGCAAAAGCTTTAGTAGCTACTTTAGATGATACCCTTTCTGCAGATGAATTAACTGCTTTAGTTTTAGAATGTGGAAAATATGGTGTAGATGTTATGGCCCTATTAGATAAAGCTAATACATCAACTTATGGAAACCCTGAAATAACAAAAGTTAATATAGGTGTTAGAAATAATCCTGGTATATTAATAAGCGGACATGACTTAAAGGACATGGAAGAACTTTTAAAACAAACAGATGGTACTGGAGTAGACGTATATACTCACAGTGAAATGCTTCCTGCAAATTACTATCCTGCATTCAAAAAATATAAACATTTTGTAGGTAACTACGGTAATGCTTGGTGGAAACAAAACGAAGAATTTGAAGCCTTTAATGGACCAATTTTAATGACTACAAACTGTATTGTTACACCTAAAGCTTCATACAAAGATAGGATGTACACCACTGGTGTAACTGGTTTTGAAGGAGTTAAACATATTAATGCTTCAAAAGACGGCAAAAAAGATTTTTCAGTAATAATTGAACATGCAAAAAGATGTTCTTCCCCTAGAGAAATAGAAAAAGGTGAAATTATAGGTGGATTTGCTCATAACCAAGTTTTAGCTTTAGCCTCTCAAGTAGTTGATGCAGTAAAAACTGGAGCCATAAAAAGATTCTTTGTAATGGCAGGTTGCGATGGAAGAATGAAGAGCAGAAATTACTATACAGATTTTGCTAAATCACTTCCAAAGGATACAGTTATATTAACTGCTGGTTGTGCAAAATATAAATACAATAAACTAGATTTAGGAGATATAAACGGAATACCTAGAGTATTAGATGCAGGCCAATGTAATGATTCTTATTCATTAGCTGTAATAGCTCTTAAACTAAAAGAAGTATTTGAACTTGAAGATATTAATGAATTACCAATATCTTATAATATAGCATGGTATGAACAAAAAGCTGTAATAGTATTACTTGCATTACTTCACTTAGGTGTTAAAAACATTCACTTAGGACCAACTTTACCAGCATTTTTATCACCAAATGTAGCTAAAATACTAGTAGAAAACTTTGGTATAGGAACTATATCCTCAGTAGATGAAGATATAAAAATGTTTATGAACTAA
- a CDS encoding VanZ family protein has protein sequence MCEIFSISLIFEVSQYVFGIGASDITDIITNTIGGIVGVGIYMVIKKVFKNDIKAKNFITICSIVIMIPVSTILILLFIYN, from the coding sequence ATATGTGAAATTTTTTCAATAAGTTTAATATTTGAAGTTAGTCAATATGTATTTGGAATAGGTGCTAGTGACATAACGGATATTATCACTAATACTATTGGAGGAATTGTTGGTGTAGGTATATATATGGTAATTAAGAAGGTTTTTAAAAATGATATTAAAGCAAAAAACTTCATTACTATTTGTAGTATTGTAATTATGATACCAGTATCAACTATATTAATATTACTATTTATATACAACTAG
- a CDS encoding GntR family transcriptional regulator: MIKIDSRSSKPIYEQIIDGIKENIIRGIFKPGDKLPSVRELAVMITTNPNTVSKAYKELEREKIIEVLRGKGTYISDFNPKEDEEKMSFLRKELKQLLIEAQYMGIDKKEFLKLIEEIYADLDGKR, from the coding sequence ATGATAAAGATAGATAGTAGAAGTAGTAAACCTATATATGAACAAATAATAGATGGTATAAAGGAAAATATTATAAGGGGAATATTTAAACCTGGGGATAAATTACCTTCAGTAAGAGAACTGGCTGTTATGATAACTACAAATCCTAATACAGTTAGTAAGGCTTATAAAGAATTAGAAAGAGAAAAGATTATAGAAGTTTTAAGGGGAAAGGGAACTTATATATCAGATTTTAATCCTAAGGAGGATGAGGAAAAAATGAGTTTTTTAAGAAAGGAATTAAAACAACTTTTAATTGAGGCACAATATATGGGCATAGATAAAAAAGAATTTTTAAAATTAATAGAAGAGATTTATGCAGATTTAGATGGAAAGAGGTGA
- a CDS encoding ABC transporter ATP-binding protein: MINISNVSKMLGDKKALDDINLNIEKGSIFGIIGENGAGKTTLIKCMLGVYKQDKGEIKIAGEPVFENTLIKNKIGYVAAEVQYYSSFKVKELIKLYALTYTTFSYERFKELNKIFKIPENKRIRELSKGMKMRVSLMLNLSIYPEILILDEPTSGLDPIIKRKLINILLEEVSERNTTIFIASHHLDDLERICDCVAIIEKGKIKYTNNIEDMKKYIKKLQVLFKDENKIDEIKTWDEIMTVENIGRINYLITNNYSDELQEKLLKSGAEFVEEIDLSLEDMFIYSVEGGKENEKII, encoded by the coding sequence TTGATAAATATAAGTAATGTATCAAAAATGTTAGGAGATAAAAAAGCTTTAGATGATATTAATTTAAATATAGAAAAAGGAAGTATATTTGGTATTATAGGAGAAAATGGAGCAGGAAAGACAACTCTTATAAAGTGTATGTTAGGAGTATATAAACAGGATAAAGGAGAAATAAAGATAGCAGGAGAGCCTGTTTTTGAAAACACTTTAATAAAAAATAAAATAGGCTATGTAGCAGCAGAAGTTCAATATTATTCATCCTTTAAAGTGAAAGAGCTTATAAAACTTTATGCTTTAACTTATACTACTTTTTCTTATGAACGCTTTAAAGAACTTAATAAAATATTTAAAATACCAGAAAATAAAAGAATAAGAGAACTTTCAAAAGGAATGAAAATGAGAGTTTCTTTAATGCTAAATTTAAGTATATATCCAGAAATACTAATATTAGATGAACCTACTTCTGGATTAGATCCTATAATAAAAAGAAAATTAATAAACATATTACTAGAAGAGGTTTCAGAAAGAAATACTACTATATTTATAGCAAGTCATCATTTAGATGATTTAGAAAGAATATGTGATTGTGTAGCTATTATAGAAAAAGGCAAAATAAAATATACAAATAATATAGAAGATATGAAAAAATATATAAAGAAACTTCAAGTTTTATTTAAAGATGAAAATAAAATAGATGAAATAAAAACTTGGGATGAAATAATGACAGTAGAAAATATAGGAAGAATAAATTACTTAATAACAAATAATTATTCAGATGAATTACAAGAAAAATTATTAAAATCTGGAGCAGAGTTTGTAGAAGAAATAGATTTAAGTTTAGAGGATATGTTTATATACTCCGTGGAAGGAGGAAAAGAAAATGAAAAGATTATTTAA
- a CDS encoding ABC transporter permease, translated as MKRLFKDPLFYKDWKSSKWICLLMTLILFWDKTSRASSDLNIQKYQMVMDKSFVFDKMWFNQFLLGWSSVKTTLVLGVIVLLCILLFKGEKQDSTCDLLHSMPFTRKDIMISKIKVGILTIVIPFLINFIILTFFYFNNKSYIGSSYVDIPKFYFINLLFSLFLFMFLVFMQSIVGQYFAAAVIAPITLFVPNMFAAYIVDLIRFSKGLEYDSPKLMVLDQFVRNSNIYDIVNTKALDRVEKGPDGEQMRNIDRFIYENFDIKIMILIILIVVFAILSVIIYNRIKLERINQLIIFKPVETVFKLGVAICVGMIFSQMFGYPKGAEPVPNMPLIYITLLIGTIIGYFLAKLVVKFCSR; from the coding sequence ATGAAAAGATTATTTAAAGATCCTTTGTTTTATAAAGATTGGAAAAGTAGTAAATGGATTTGCTTGCTTATGACTTTAATTTTATTTTGGGATAAGACTAGTAGAGCTTCAAGTGATTTAAATATCCAAAAATATCAAATGGTTATGGATAAAAGTTTTGTATTTGATAAAATGTGGTTTAATCAATTTTTATTAGGATGGAGTAGCGTTAAAACTACGCTTGTGCTAGGAGTAATAGTATTGCTTTGTATATTATTATTTAAAGGGGAAAAACAGGATTCTACCTGTGATTTATTACATTCTATGCCTTTTACAAGAAAGGATATTATGATATCTAAAATTAAAGTAGGAATTTTAACTATAGTTATACCATTTTTAATTAATTTTATAATACTAACATTTTTTTATTTTAACAATAAATCTTATATAGGAAGTTCCTATGTAGATATACCTAAGTTTTATTTTATAAATTTATTATTTTCTTTATTCCTTTTTATGTTTTTAGTTTTTATGCAAAGTATAGTGGGACAATATTTTGCAGCAGCTGTAATTGCACCAATAACTTTATTTGTACCAAATATGTTTGCAGCTTATATAGTTGATTTAATAAGATTCAGTAAAGGATTAGAATATGATAGCCCTAAATTAATGGTATTAGATCAATTTGTTAGAAATTCAAATATATATGATATAGTAAATACTAAGGCACTAGATAGAGTTGAAAAAGGACCAGATGGAGAACAAATGAGAAATATTGATAGATTTATATATGAAAATTTTGATATTAAAATAATGATACTTATAATTTTAATAGTAGTGTTTGCTATTTTATCAGTAATTATATATAACAGGATTAAATTAGAGAGAATAAATCAATTAATAATATTCAAACCAGTTGAAACAGTATTTAAATTAGGGGTAGCTATATGTGTAGGAATGATTTTTTCACAAATGTTTGGATATCCAAAGGGAGCGGAACCAGTTCCCAATATGCCACTAATATATATAACCTTATTAATAGGCACAATTATAGGATATTTTTTAGCAAAACTAGTTGTGAAATTTTGTAGCAGATAA
- a CDS encoding heavy metal-binding domain-containing protein, which produces MLITTTNNIEGKQIKQYKGIVCGEVITGVNFLKDFMAGIRDLVGGRSQGYEEELIRARNEAIDEMMDRAASLGCNAIVGVDIDYEVLGQGGGMLMVTASGTGVIIE; this is translated from the coding sequence ATGCTAATTACTACCACTAATAACATAGAAGGTAAACAAATAAAACAATATAAAGGAATAGTATGTGGTGAAGTTATTACAGGGGTTAATTTTTTAAAGGATTTTATGGCTGGAATAAGAGACTTAGTTGGCGGAAGATCTCAAGGATATGAAGAAGAATTAATTCGCGCAAGAAATGAAGCCATAGATGAAATGATGGATAGAGCTGCTTCATTAGGTTGTAACGCAATAGTAGGAGTAGATATAGATTATGAGGTTTTGGGTCAAGGTGGAGGAATGCTTATGGTAACAGCTTCAGGTACTGGAGTAATAATAGAATAG
- a CDS encoding aquaporin family protein — MSIYMAEFLGTMIMIWLGDGVVASVALNKSKGKDGGWIVVTAAWGIAVAVPAYIFGSISGAHMNPAVTIGNAVAGNFPWQNVVGYIIAQMLGGFAGAALVWLTYLPHWKATEDKATKLGVFCTAPAIRDTKANFITEFLVTALLVFGLMGFGQVKVVDGFGPLIAGAFIFVLGLSLGGPTGYAINPARDLAPRIAHAILPIAGKGDSDWKYAWIPVLGPILGGLLGALLFMLVF; from the coding sequence ATGTCAATTTATATGGCGGAGTTTTTGGGTACTATGATAATGATATGGTTAGGAGATGGTGTTGTAGCCAGCGTAGCTCTTAACAAAAGTAAAGGAAAAGATGGTGGCTGGATTGTTGTAACAGCAGCCTGGGGAATAGCTGTTGCTGTACCTGCATATATTTTTGGAAGCATAAGTGGAGCTCATATGAATCCAGCAGTTACAATTGGTAATGCAGTAGCAGGAAATTTTCCTTGGCAGAATGTAGTAGGATATATTATAGCTCAAATGTTAGGAGGTTTTGCAGGAGCAGCTTTAGTTTGGCTTACTTATCTTCCACATTGGAAAGCAACAGAAGATAAAGCTACTAAATTAGGGGTATTTTGTACAGCTCCAGCAATAAGAGATACAAAAGCAAATTTTATAACTGAATTTTTAGTAACTGCACTTTTAGTATTTGGATTAATGGGTTTTGGACAGGTTAAAGTGGTAGATGGTTTTGGTCCATTAATAGCAGGTGCATTTATATTTGTCTTAGGACTTTCTTTAGGAGGACCAACAGGCTATGCTATAAATCCAGCGAGAGATTTAGCACCAAGAATAGCCCATGCAATTTTGCCAATAGCAGGTAAAGGGGATTCAGATTGGAAATATGCATGGATACCAGTACTAGGACCAATATTAGGTGGATTATTAGGAGCATTATTATTCATGCTAGTTTTTTAA